The Bacteroides acidifaciens genome includes a region encoding these proteins:
- a CDS encoding HesA/MoeB/ThiF family protein, whose amino-acid sequence MRYDRQIILPEIREEGQRKLQKAKVLIVGVGGLGSPIALYLAGAGVGYIGLVDDDVVSISNLQRQVLYSEKELGKPKAVCAAERLSALNSEIKVAHYPTRLTENNARDIIRKYDMVVDGCDNFATRYLINDICIEQGKPYIYGAICGFEGQVSVFNYGNRKKSYRDLYPDEEEMKRMPPPPKGVMGITPAVVGSIEATEVLKIICGFGNVLAGELWTIDLRTLQSNKFSL is encoded by the coding sequence ATGCGATACGACAGGCAAATAATTCTTCCCGAAATCAGAGAGGAAGGTCAGAGAAAACTGCAGAAAGCAAAAGTACTTATTGTAGGTGTGGGAGGGCTGGGCTCTCCCATCGCCCTTTACTTGGCGGGTGCCGGTGTGGGGTACATCGGACTGGTAGATGATGACGTGGTAAGTATCAGTAATCTGCAGCGGCAAGTGCTTTATTCCGAGAAAGAGTTGGGCAAGCCTAAGGCAGTTTGTGCAGCGGAACGGCTCTCTGCCCTCAACAGTGAAATCAAGGTAGCACACTACCCTACCCGGCTGACAGAGAATAATGCCCGTGATATTATCCGGAAATATGACATGGTTGTGGATGGCTGCGACAACTTCGCTACACGTTACCTGATTAATGATATTTGCATCGAGCAGGGAAAGCCGTACATATACGGTGCTATCTGTGGTTTCGAAGGACAAGTTTCAGTATTCAATTACGGCAACCGGAAGAAAAGTTACCGTGACCTTTATCCTGACGAAGAGGAAATGAAGCGTATGCCGCCACCACCTAAAGGGGTGATGGGAATAACTCCCGCCGTCGTAGGAAGCATTGAAGCTACGGAAGTCCTGAAAATAATTTGTGGTTTTGGCAACGTTTTAGCGGGTGAACTATGGACTATTGACTTGCGGACATTGCAATCTAACAAATTTTCACTATAA
- a CDS encoding thiamine phosphate synthase: protein MKLIVVTTPTFFVEEDKIITALFEEGLDILHLRKPETPAMYSERLLTLIPEKYHRRIVTHEHFYLKEEFNLMGIHLNARNPKEPHDYAGHVSCSCHSVEEVKNKKHFYDYVFMSPIYDSISKVNHYSTYTAEELREAQKAKIIDSKVMALGGINEDNLLEIKDFGFGGAAVLGDLWNRFDACSDQNYLAVIEHFKKLKKLSD from the coding sequence ATGAAATTAATTGTAGTCACCACCCCCACTTTCTTCGTTGAAGAAGATAAGATTATTACCGCTCTTTTCGAAGAGGGTCTGGACATTCTACATCTTAGGAAACCGGAAACTCCGGCTATGTATTCAGAACGATTACTGACACTTATCCCGGAAAAATATCACCGTCGCATTGTCACACACGAGCACTTTTACCTGAAAGAGGAATTCAACCTGATGGGAATCCATCTGAATGCACGTAACCCGAAAGAGCCGCATGACTATGCGGGACACGTCAGTTGCTCCTGTCATTCTGTCGAAGAAGTAAAAAATAAAAAGCATTTCTATGATTATGTTTTCATGAGTCCTATCTATGACAGTATCTCTAAAGTGAACCACTATTCCACATATACAGCCGAAGAATTGCGTGAGGCCCAGAAAGCTAAAATCATTGATTCTAAAGTAATGGCATTGGGCGGTATCAATGAAGATAACCTACTTGAAATCAAAGATTTCGGTTTTGGCGGAGCTGCCGTACTGGGTGACCTTTGGAATAGGTTTGATGCTTGCTCGGACCAGAATTACCTAGCTGTGATTGAACATTTCAAGAAGTTGAAGAAGTTGTCGGATTAA